The DNA region tctcctccgcccccgcGTCTTCGTCGACGTCACCAAAgcagacaccaccacctccatcctcgGCGGCGCCTTCAAGCTCGCCACCCCCTTGTACGTCTCCCCAGCAGCCATGGCCCGGCTGGCTCACCCGGACGGAGAAGCTGGAATAGCAAAAGGCATCTCCCGCTTCGGGGCCATGCAGCTCGTCTCCCACAACGCCTCCATGTCGCCGGAGCAAATCGTTGCCGACGCCAAACCGGATCAGATCTTTGGCTGGCAGCTCTACGTACAGAACGCTCGTGCTAAATCCGAGGCCATGCTGGCGAGGATAGCCAAACTGCCGCAGTACAAGTGCATTGTTCTTACTCTTGACGCACCTGTTCCTAGCAAGAGGGAGCACGACGAAAAGGCCGCGTTGGAGGCGGAGCTACTGATTGAGGCATCGAAatcggaggaggaaaaggaaaaggcaaagaagaGGCCGGATTCGAATAGTGGTGTGGGACAGCAGCTGTTCTTTGGCACGGCGGCTGATTTGACGTGGGATACGACTTTGCCGTGGTTGGCGAAGCATACCAAACTGCCTATTGTTTTGAAGGGGATCCAGACGCACGAGGATGTTTACCTGGCTGCGCAGTATGCGAAGAAGCATCCGGGGACGGTCAAGGCGGTCATTTTGAGCAATCACGGGGGTAGGTCGTTGGATACggcgccgccggcggtgCATACGCTGTTGGAATGCAAGAAGTACTGTCCGGAAGTGTTTGATATCATTGAGAtttgggtggatgggggtaTCAGGAGGGGGACGGATGTGGTCAAGGCTTTGTGTCTAGGGGCAAAAGCGGTGGGCGTAGGCAGGGCTGCACTCTATGGGTTAGGGGCTGGcgggtggaagggggtggagaggactTTCGAAAGTGAGTTTGCCTTCATTGCTGCGGATTCTTTGGTCGTGAGGGTGCTGACATGATCATCAGTTCTCCAAGGCGAAATTCAGACGTgcatgaagatgatgggcgCAAAAGACATCTCGGAGCTTGGGCCACGCTTTGTGAGTTTGCCCGGATTTCAAGGGGCCCCTGACGAAGAGCTAATAATCTTGTGATCGCAGATCAACAGCAGGATGGTCGAACGGGACATATTCGATGGCGGGGCTGGTCTCGACAGAACGGGGTTGTGGACGTCTCGTGCTGCCAAGCTGTAGGCGATTTTGCGGGGGAAGGTGTGCCAAGCTGGGTTGAGCATGTCGTAGATCCTTTTGCATGACGATCTCGTCCTAGCCGAGGCGGCATGTGGTTTGACGGGTGTTTTTGGGTTCTAGACAAATTACCTGGAAGAAGAATGTTTCGAACAAGCACGTTCGTTTGGGAAGTGTGTGTACAACGCTGGTTTGTAATGCGAGATATTCAGATGGGTGTTGCAAAACCTCGCGATGGCCTTCTCATGGCAGCTATTCAAAGTCAGTCGGTCAGTCCGATGTTCACATGATGTCAATTCGATCAAGCAGTGCCGTCGGGTTGTTGCATGAGGCACAGATGTAGCCAAGACGGCTGTTCGAGGCTCTGCGGGTGCCAAATCTGCAAGGATTTGAGCTGGTCTCATGatgaccacctcctccccttttccacaaCAGCTTCCAGATCAGCAAGGGCAGATGAAAAGGTGACGCCAATATTTGCTATCAAAATTCAAGCTGGAGACCACAGGATCAAGTTGATTGGCTTATCTGCACCCACATGGATAAGAGGGAGAATGGGAAGTGTTCAAGGGAAAACCCAAACGCCACTTGAATCAACGGCATACCGCGTATTTGCGTATTTGAGAGACGCGAATTGCCAAAACCACAACGTTGCAACCGGGTTTTCTGAGAGGACAGGAGTCGAATCGGCGGTTGGCTTCGTGCGTGCCATCAAAGAATTTCGTTGTGGTTGCATCACTGGAACCGGGCCGACCACTCACAGGCTTCCATCCTGGAAAGAGGACTCAAGCTTCGGTGTCAAATCTCCCAGTGGATCGCGTGGACACCTCTCCACTGGTCCACTCTCAACAACACAGACGGTATCGACTCGCAAAAAGCGCTCCACGGATACGCAATTGTTGAACTCTTTCCGTGGAGTCGCTAGAAAAGTGGTTGAGAatcggcggtgatggtgatcaGGGCGAAGAGAAAATAGTCGagggagctgaaggagagaTTCACATGCAAGTTTGGACAAAAATGATGCTCGGCCCCTCATCTGATAAATAGGCGAACGTTTGACCAAGAGATT from Podospora pseudoanserina strain CBS 124.78 chromosome 1, whole genome shotgun sequence includes:
- a CDS encoding hypothetical protein (COG:C; EggNog:ENOG503NVI4) — encoded protein: MAKVFSAEEVAKHNTAESCWVVLHGAVYDVTEFLPSHPGGSRIILQLAGRDATAEFDPIHPPGTLEDNLPPTAKLGIVDPESLKKLQRQSNTANPAQEAARPPPPLHHLLNLDEIEAVAKTQVSKKCWAYYFSAADDLISKTYNNTVYRSILLRPRVFVDVTKADTTTSILGGAFKLATPLYVSPAAMARLAHPDGEAGIAKGISRFGAMQLVSHNASMSPEQIVADAKPDQIFGWQLYVQNARAKSEAMLARIAKLPQYKCIVLTLDAPVPSKREHDEKAALEAELLIEASKSEEEKEKAKKRPDSNSGVGQQLFFGTAADLTWDTTLPWLAKHTKLPIVLKGIQTHEDVYLAAQYAKKHPGTVKAVILSNHGGRSLDTAPPAVHTLLECKKYCPEVFDIIEIWVDGGIRRGTDVVKALCLGAKAVGVGRAALYGLGAGGWKGVERTFEILQGEIQTCMKMMGAKDISELGPRFINSRMVERDIFDGGAGLDRTGLWTSRAAKL